Proteins encoded within one genomic window of Microcoleus sp. bin38.metabat.b11b12b14.051:
- the ndhI gene encoding NAD(P)H-quinone oxidoreductase subunit I codes for MLKFLNQVGEYAKETVQAAKYIGQGLAVTFDHMRRRPVTVQYPYEKLIPSERFRGRIHFEFDKCISCEVCVRVCPINLPVVDWEFNKETKKKQLKHYSIDFGVCIFCGNCVEYCPTNCLSMTEEYELAAYERHELNYDNVALGRLPYKVTDDPMVTPLREFAYLPKGAIDPHEVSYTDRRAGLRPEEIQESK; via the coding sequence ATGCTAAAATTCCTCAATCAAGTAGGCGAATACGCCAAAGAGACTGTTCAAGCTGCTAAGTATATCGGCCAAGGGCTAGCCGTGACCTTCGATCACATGAGACGCCGGCCGGTTACGGTGCAGTATCCTTACGAAAAACTAATTCCTTCCGAACGTTTCCGGGGCAGAATTCACTTTGAATTTGACAAGTGCATCTCCTGTGAAGTCTGCGTTCGAGTTTGTCCGATCAATTTGCCTGTGGTGGATTGGGAATTTAACAAAGAAACTAAGAAGAAACAGCTCAAGCACTACAGTATCGATTTTGGTGTGTGCATCTTCTGCGGCAACTGCGTAGAATATTGTCCGACAAATTGTTTGTCGATGACAGAAGAATACGAGTTAGCTGCTTACGAACGTCACGAGTTGAATTATGACAACGTGGCCCTCGGACGTTTGCCTTACAAGGTTACAGATGACCCGATGGTGACACCGTTGCGGGAATTCGCTTATTTGCCCAAAGGTGCGATCGACCCTCATGAAGTTTCCTACACCGATCGCCGCGCCGGTCTTCGCCCAGAGGAAATTCAGGAAAGTAAGTAA
- a CDS encoding DUF565 domain-containing protein gives MQNTRINRLIDVLGEQLAGWASNPWRRISLLLISLLFGTFLGTAISTIAGQAANWDIITAGLLVLVTELVNRLVYRSRREVASSLWVEMLNALKIGLTYNLFVEAFKLGS, from the coding sequence ATGCAGAATACCCGAATTAACAGATTGATTGATGTTCTCGGCGAGCAATTAGCAGGCTGGGCGAGTAATCCTTGGCGCCGGATTTCGCTGCTGCTAATTAGTTTGCTGTTCGGTACTTTTTTGGGAACAGCTATTTCGACGATCGCCGGACAAGCCGCTAATTGGGATATTATCACTGCGGGGCTGTTGGTGTTGGTGACGGAGTTGGTGAATCGGCTGGTTTACCGCAGCAGGCGAGAGGTAGCCAGTTCTTTGTGGGTGGAAATGCTTAATGCTCTCAAAATTGGTCTAACTTACAATTTATTTGTCGAAGCTTTCAAGCTTGGTTCTTGA
- a CDS encoding glycerate kinase, with product MVGSPVNPVEILHRWRSSKRLALDFDRLACWEVADNGRSRAFNITPDNAADVVRHKTDLFLSLLDDLHNFPVKSSVFLESLWNLWLPLAMQLATEKQSLSRTLIQGILGVQGTGKTTLCQVLTLILGKLGYSTVSLSLDDLYKTYADRQNLQKADPRLIWRGPPGTHDIDLGISVLDKLCASKTAELTAFDSPKIEIPRFEKSAWGGAGDRSQSELICGADIVLFEGWFVGVNPVADARLNEFLAAAPFPISTEGDCQFARDMNAKLHDYLPLWKRLDRLMVLYPRDYRFSQVWRNQAEREMMAAGKSGMSEAEINRFVEYFWKALHPELYIQSMLEGDGVHLLVEILADRAIGKVCRAIDLKSSL from the coding sequence ATGGTTGGATCGCCTGTAAATCCTGTTGAAATTTTACACCGCTGGCGATCCTCGAAGAGGCTCGCTCTCGACTTCGATCGCCTCGCCTGTTGGGAAGTTGCCGATAATGGGCGATCGCGCGCTTTTAACATTACTCCTGACAATGCAGCCGATGTTGTCCGCCACAAAACCGATTTATTTTTGTCTCTGCTTGACGATTTGCATAATTTTCCCGTAAAGTCAAGTGTTTTTCTCGAAAGTTTGTGGAATCTGTGGCTGCCGCTGGCTATGCAATTAGCGACTGAAAAACAAAGTTTAAGCCGGACTTTAATTCAAGGCATTTTAGGAGTCCAAGGAACCGGAAAAACTACTTTATGCCAAGTTTTGACGCTGATTCTGGGAAAATTGGGATATTCTACAGTTAGCCTTTCTCTAGACGATCTTTATAAGACTTATGCCGATCGCCAAAACCTCCAAAAAGCTGACCCGCGATTGATTTGGCGCGGCCCCCCCGGTACTCACGATATTGACTTAGGAATCTCGGTTTTAGACAAGTTGTGCGCTTCTAAAACTGCTGAATTAACAGCATTTGACAGTCCCAAAATCGAAATTCCCCGGTTTGAAAAATCTGCCTGGGGAGGTGCGGGCGATCGCAGTCAATCAGAACTTATTTGCGGTGCGGATATTGTACTGTTTGAGGGTTGGTTTGTCGGCGTGAATCCAGTGGCTGATGCCAGATTGAACGAGTTTTTGGCTGCGGCGCCGTTTCCGATTTCTACAGAGGGCGACTGTCAGTTTGCGCGCGATATGAATGCGAAGCTACACGACTATTTGCCGCTGTGGAAGCGATTAGATCGGTTGATGGTTTTGTATCCCCGAGATTACCGCTTTTCTCAGGTGTGGCGCAATCAGGCGGAACGGGAAATGATGGCTGCGGGGAAGTCGGGAATGTCTGAGGCCGAAATTAATCGGTTTGTTGAATATTTCTGGAAGGCGCTGCATCCTGAATTATATATTCAGTCGATGCTTGAGGGCGATGGCGTGCATTTGCTGGTGGAAATTTTGGCCGATCGCGCGATCGGCAAAGTCTGTCGGGCGATCGACTTAAAATCAAGCCTTTAG
- the nuoH gene encoding NADH-quinone oxidoreductase subunit NuoH, with product MNPGIDLQGSFVEALINLGLPADIAHVLWLPLPMVLMVVGAVFGVLTSVWLERKISAAAQQRIGPEFLGPLGVLAPVADGLKLVFKEDIVPAKADALLFTLGPVIVVIPVFLSYLIVPFGEHMLIADMGTAIFLWIALSSVQPIGLLMSGYASNNKYALLGGLRAAAQSLSYEIPLALAVLAVVMMSNSLSTIDIVHQQAGYGIVGWNVWRQPAGFLIFWIAALAECERLPFDLPEAEEELVAGYQTEYTGMKFALYYIASYVNLVLSCLLVAVLYLGGWECPIPVGVITNALGLSETTPWLQVITGTLGITMTLLKAYFFLFLAVLLRWTLPRVRIDQLLDLGWKFLLPVALVNLLLTAALKLAFPFAFGG from the coding sequence ATGAACCCAGGAATTGACTTACAAGGAAGTTTCGTAGAAGCCCTCATAAATTTGGGCTTACCTGCCGACATCGCCCACGTGCTTTGGCTACCTTTGCCAATGGTACTGATGGTTGTTGGTGCTGTTTTCGGGGTACTGACTAGCGTCTGGCTGGAACGGAAAATTTCCGCAGCCGCTCAACAGCGGATCGGCCCGGAATTCCTCGGCCCTCTCGGAGTCCTAGCACCCGTTGCTGACGGCCTGAAGTTGGTATTCAAAGAAGACATTGTACCTGCAAAAGCTGACGCGCTGCTGTTCACGCTTGGGCCGGTCATTGTCGTGATTCCAGTTTTTCTGTCCTATTTGATCGTACCTTTCGGCGAACATATGCTGATTGCCGATATGGGGACAGCGATATTTCTCTGGATTGCTCTTTCTAGCGTTCAGCCGATCGGCTTGCTGATGTCGGGCTATGCTTCTAACAACAAATACGCTCTCCTCGGCGGACTCCGCGCCGCTGCTCAATCCCTCAGCTACGAAATTCCCCTAGCTTTGGCAGTATTGGCAGTTGTGATGATGTCCAATAGCTTAAGTACGATCGACATCGTACACCAACAAGCCGGCTACGGCATCGTCGGCTGGAACGTCTGGCGACAACCCGCCGGTTTCCTGATTTTCTGGATCGCAGCCCTCGCAGAATGCGAACGGTTGCCCTTTGACCTTCCTGAAGCAGAAGAAGAATTGGTAGCAGGATATCAGACTGAGTACACAGGCATGAAATTTGCTTTGTACTACATCGCTTCCTACGTTAACCTCGTTCTTTCTTGTTTGCTAGTAGCCGTTTTGTACCTCGGCGGCTGGGAATGCCCAATACCCGTCGGAGTCATCACCAATGCCCTAGGATTAAGCGAGACGACTCCTTGGTTGCAGGTAATTACCGGCACATTGGGCATTACAATGACCCTGCTCAAAGCCTACTTTTTCCTGTTTCTGGCGGTGCTACTCCGCTGGACTCTGCCACGAGTTCGGATCGACCAATTGCTAGATTTGGGATGGAAGTTTTTGCTTCCGGTTGCTTTAGTTAATTTGCTATTAACCGCAGCTTTGAAACTTGCCTTTCCCTTTGCTTTTGGCGGTTAA
- a CDS encoding PAS domain-containing hybrid sensor histidine kinase/response regulator, giving the protein MTHYHSNNSFRSDLAEAEILYKASEIKSPQLQVDDRQTQNDRQWSEIPHIVWKVNASGWATYLGDRWEEYTGVPASAGLGFGYLARVHPDDRAGLLARSRTDQIPPQSYEIQFRLRARCGTYRWNIARGAPANPDSHEVLEWVGTYTDMEAIEQTQSQPAAEPGFLPREASSETNIKTENLCDKMDAVRDLQAIERFTNLLGQRAGNLRELLQAIADATVEAIAGAEFCLVALPECDSSDLKLSAVGRATNFARAGHTPHVQEKLLLKAFATGESQLWRSESGDSVSAAGCAAAIESGDTGRLGVLAIGNEKDSTAIDRGSAQLLAVMGKQAAIAINSARAIEKLKKQEELLELQNELLVRQQQELENQGRRIQQQKLQLLEAAKLKSQFLATMSHELRTPMNAIIGFSQLLLRQHKQLLTAQQIDMVGRILNNGKNLLVLINDILDLSKIESGRTELEIAEFDLARLVMDAALEFGNQASDKDVAMCVCVGLQHKLVVNDKLRLRQVLVNLISNAVKFTHQGCISIEVGELNGDRLSIAVRDTGIGISETDLPHIFDKFRQADQTTTRQYQGTGLGLAISAYLVEMMNGTMTAESQLEKGSRFQIEIPRKVHPKQLNP; this is encoded by the coding sequence ATGACTCACTATCACAGCAATAACTCTTTTCGCTCGGACTTGGCCGAGGCGGAAATACTATACAAAGCATCAGAAATAAAATCCCCCCAACTACAAGTTGACGATCGCCAAACTCAGAACGATCGCCAGTGGTCGGAAATTCCTCATATAGTTTGGAAAGTAAATGCCAGCGGCTGGGCGACTTATTTAGGCGATCGCTGGGAAGAGTACACGGGAGTACCAGCATCAGCAGGTTTGGGTTTCGGCTATCTCGCCCGCGTCCACCCAGATGACCGTGCTGGTCTGTTGGCGCGATCGCGCACGGATCAGATCCCGCCCCAAAGTTACGAAATACAATTTCGTCTCCGGGCGCGGTGCGGTACTTACCGCTGGAACATCGCCCGAGGAGCGCCCGCTAACCCTGACAGTCATGAGGTTTTGGAGTGGGTGGGAACTTACACAGATATGGAGGCGATCGAACAAACTCAAAGCCAGCCCGCAGCAGAACCAGGATTTTTGCCCCGTGAAGCGTCCTCGGAAACTAATATTAAAACCGAAAATTTGTGCGACAAAATGGACGCAGTACGCGATTTACAGGCGATCGAGCGATTTACAAATCTGTTGGGCCAGCGCGCGGGTAACTTGCGCGAACTGTTGCAAGCAATAGCGGACGCGACTGTGGAGGCGATCGCCGGAGCAGAATTTTGTCTGGTGGCCCTCCCAGAGTGCGATTCCAGCGACCTCAAACTCAGCGCTGTCGGGCGCGCGACCAACTTTGCACGTGCAGGTCACACCCCGCACGTGCAAGAAAAGCTGCTGTTGAAAGCGTTTGCGACGGGAGAGTCTCAACTGTGGCGCTCTGAGTCGGGCGACTCGGTATCAGCGGCGGGCTGTGCTGCGGCGATCGAGTCTGGGGACACCGGGCGTTTGGGCGTGCTGGCGATCGGGAACGAGAAAGACAGCACCGCCATTGACAGGGGCTCGGCGCAACTGCTGGCGGTGATGGGAAAACAAGCTGCGATCGCGATTAACAGCGCCCGGGCGATCGAAAAATTAAAAAAACAGGAAGAGCTTTTAGAGTTGCAAAACGAGCTGCTAGTTCGCCAGCAGCAAGAACTAGAAAATCAGGGGCGGCGCATTCAACAACAAAAATTGCAACTGCTAGAAGCAGCAAAGTTAAAATCGCAATTTTTGGCCACCATGTCGCACGAATTGCGAACTCCGATGAATGCGATTATCGGCTTTTCCCAATTGCTGCTGCGCCAGCACAAACAACTGCTGACGGCCCAGCAAATAGATATGGTGGGGCGCATTTTAAACAACGGCAAAAACCTGCTGGTGTTGATTAACGATATCCTCGACCTCTCCAAAATCGAAAGCGGCCGCACAGAATTAGAAATTGCAGAATTTGATTTAGCGCGTTTAGTCATGGATGCCGCCCTGGAATTTGGCAATCAAGCCAGCGACAAGGATGTAGCAATGTGCGTCTGCGTGGGCTTGCAACATAAATTAGTAGTTAATGACAAGTTGCGCCTGCGGCAGGTTTTGGTCAATCTGATTTCCAACGCGGTTAAATTTACGCACCAGGGCTGCATTTCCATTGAGGTAGGGGAATTAAATGGCGATCGGCTAAGTATCGCCGTTCGAGACACAGGAATCGGCATCAGTGAAACAGATCTGCCCCACATTTTCGACAAATTCCGCCAAGCCGACCAAACCACAACTCGCCAATATCAAGGCACCGGTTTAGGACTAGCGATTAGCGCCTATTTAGTCGAGATGATGAACGGCACAATGACTGCCGAAAGTCAACTCGAAAAAGGTTCGAGATTTCAAATCGAAATTCCGCGAAAAGTTCATCCTAAACAACTCAATCCCTGA
- a CDS encoding serine/threonine-protein kinase, producing the protein MDALIGKSLQGGKYTLEQELGRGGFGITFRANHRYLGQPVVIKTLNESLRRDRNFAEFDRKFQDEARRLASCVHPNIVRVSDFFVEDGQPYMVMDYIAGQNLGDVVGTNNPLPENLAILYITQIGAALKAVHQKGLLHRDIKPQNILLRQGTQEVVLIDFGIAREFTAGATQNHTNMVSDGYAPPEQYFAQGKYTPATDVYGLAATLYTLLTARVPVAAILRTSQPMPSPRDLRPELSGLVSQAVMRGMTVEAQNRPATVDEWLSLLHSQSPDTGPTVAVMPGHGAQSPANSRTVPAVVPSGGSNRKIWLILGLVAIALLVAGLVGVARVFLNRQSAEPTPVSDKDDRTSTPADPDARTTPVPSPAPTPAQIRPRPETPPPAAETPTPAPTPTPAPTPAPTPAPTPTPAPTPTPTPEAAQPTPTEKLVDKQLPPDRSAPSKPPTTRDQKTPTIPGFAVGTEEPKIVAALGEPTKSQTRGYWPNTRTALYELVPNRVTLGYIYDRDSDQLVQTEGSFAQSVDDLVVRTALNGMVGGADKEILQGFRDVQQRRTNRFNFQKGSLKGTIERNERDRIYIGVWDENLH; encoded by the coding sequence ATGGACGCACTAATCGGCAAAAGTTTACAGGGCGGAAAATATACTCTCGAACAAGAACTCGGGCGGGGCGGCTTTGGGATTACTTTCCGCGCAAATCACCGCTATTTAGGACAGCCGGTGGTGATTAAAACCCTCAACGAGTCTCTGCGACGCGATCGCAATTTTGCCGAATTCGATCGCAAGTTTCAAGACGAAGCAAGGCGATTAGCTTCCTGCGTCCATCCGAATATCGTGCGCGTCAGCGACTTTTTTGTGGAAGACGGACAGCCTTACATGGTAATGGACTACATAGCCGGTCAGAATTTGGGCGATGTAGTCGGTACCAACAATCCCCTCCCAGAAAATCTGGCAATTCTCTACATCACTCAAATTGGGGCTGCTTTGAAAGCAGTTCATCAAAAGGGTTTGCTGCACCGAGATATTAAGCCGCAAAACATTCTATTGCGCCAAGGTACTCAAGAAGTCGTGCTGATCGATTTTGGGATTGCCCGCGAGTTTACAGCAGGTGCAACCCAAAATCACACTAATATGGTGTCCGACGGCTACGCACCGCCAGAACAGTATTTCGCCCAAGGAAAATATACGCCAGCTACCGATGTTTACGGACTAGCGGCGACGCTTTACACTTTACTCACAGCTAGGGTGCCGGTGGCGGCAATTTTGCGTACCAGCCAGCCGATGCCTTCACCCCGCGACTTGCGGCCTGAGTTAAGTGGGCTTGTTAGTCAAGCGGTGATGCGGGGGATGACGGTAGAAGCTCAAAATCGCCCTGCTACCGTGGATGAGTGGTTGTCATTGCTGCATTCGCAGTCGCCTGACACCGGGCCGACGGTGGCAGTGATGCCGGGACACGGCGCTCAGTCGCCTGCAAATTCGAGGACAGTGCCTGCTGTGGTGCCTTCTGGCGGCAGCAACCGCAAGATTTGGTTGATTTTGGGGTTGGTGGCGATCGCCCTGCTGGTCGCAGGTTTAGTGGGTGTTGCTAGGGTTTTCCTCAACCGACAATCTGCGGAACCCACACCGGTGTCCGACAAGGACGATCGCACTTCGACCCCCGCAGATCCAGACGCACGCACCACCCCCGTACCAAGTCCCGCGCCCACACCCGCACAAATTCGCCCTCGCCCAGAAACTCCACCGCCTGCTGCTGAAACACCAACACCAGCGCCAACTCCAACACCAGCGCCAACACCAGCACCAACACCAGCGCCAACTCCAACACCAGCGCCAACTCCAACTCCAACACCTGAGGCTGCCCAACCTACACCAACGGAAAAACTTGTTGACAAGCAATTGCCGCCCGATCGATCCGCACCAAGCAAACCACCGACAACCAGAGATCAGAAGACTCCCACTATCCCAGGATTTGCCGTTGGTACAGAGGAGCCTAAGATTGTAGCTGCATTAGGAGAACCCACAAAATCTCAAACCCGCGGCTATTGGCCAAATACTCGCACCGCACTTTATGAATTAGTGCCGAACCGGGTGACTCTCGGCTATATTTATGATCGCGATTCCGACCAACTGGTGCAAACAGAGGGTTCTTTTGCCCAGTCGGTGGATGATTTGGTGGTGCGTACCGCTTTAAACGGGATGGTGGGCGGCGCAGATAAGGAGATTTTGCAAGGCTTCCGCGACGTGCAGCAACGCCGCACCAATCGGTTTAATTTTCAGAAAGGTTCGTTGAAAGGGACGATCGAACGCAACGAGCGCGATCGCATTTACATCGGCGTCTGGGACGAAAATTTGCATTAA
- a CDS encoding response regulator transcription factor, with translation MSKIRVALIEDHDLTRVGIRTALQQRDTIEVVGDAANATDGLKLLQSSKPDVAIVDIGLPDFDGIELTQKFKKSMVAESDPDTKVLILTFQDNEEEVLAAFAAGADSYCMKDISFDQLLDVVKVTHEGNSWIDPAIARIVLKQAKTKESAPEEPKHEGKRVTIKAAEPEFSHIIETYPLTERELEVLELIVQGYSNAAIAEKLYITVGTVKTHVRNILNKLCADDRTQAAVLALRSGLVG, from the coding sequence ATGAGTAAAATTCGCGTTGCATTGATAGAAGACCACGACCTGACAAGAGTAGGCATCCGCACAGCTTTACAACAGCGTGACACTATAGAAGTTGTCGGTGATGCCGCTAACGCTACAGACGGATTGAAACTGCTTCAGTCTTCAAAACCTGACGTGGCAATCGTAGACATTGGGTTGCCGGATTTTGACGGCATTGAACTGACACAAAAATTCAAAAAATCGATGGTAGCCGAGTCTGATCCCGATACCAAAGTTTTGATTCTGACTTTTCAGGACAACGAAGAAGAAGTCCTGGCAGCTTTTGCGGCCGGAGCTGATTCTTATTGCATGAAAGATATCAGCTTCGATCAGTTATTAGATGTCGTAAAAGTAACTCACGAAGGTAACTCTTGGATCGATCCGGCGATCGCCCGCATCGTCCTAAAACAAGCTAAAACTAAGGAGTCTGCACCGGAAGAACCGAAGCATGAGGGCAAAAGAGTTACAATTAAGGCTGCCGAACCCGAGTTCAGTCACATCATTGAAACTTACCCTTTAACCGAGCGGGAGTTAGAGGTTTTGGAATTGATCGTGCAGGGTTACAGCAATGCTGCGATCGCCGAAAAGCTGTACATTACTGTCGGTACGGTCAAGACTCACGTCCGCAATATTTTGAACAAGTTGTGCGCTGATGACCGAACTCAAGCGGCCGTTCTCGCCCTCCGTTCCGGCTTGGTTGGATGA
- a CDS encoding glycosyltransferase family 39 protein codes for MDLPSWEWRFGSQNRVSSILWRTVQNLSCTRCDRISSFRSGESFGKLSMRAKILHLKSQEVWVKEVIKNLSEYYRHRPLAKPSKRIAPLLLSVLWLCAIASVAFLWNLGNIGLVDETEPLFAEAARQMTVTGDWITPYFNTETRFDKPPLIYWLMAVAYQTLGVNEWAVRLPSALCAIALTCLGFYTLSRSKEEGRRKKEEGTGNEEEGTGNEEEAKFFPSPSLPLFLSTPWIGAALIALNPQTIAWGRTGVSDMLLVACMCSALLAFFLGYTLEEQREKAEFSTVAAGRFPNKWYLTCYVLIGLAILAKGPVGIVIPALIIGSFALYLGNFRQLWREMRPLSGILIILAIALPWFILVTIANGQTYIDSFFGYHNFQRFTEVVNKHSAPWYFYFIVVLVGFAPWSIYLPVAIARTRFWQRSYWRRQARSAQLSLFALFWFGCIFTFFTISVTKLPSYVLPLLPAAAILVTLLWNDIVTGKLSQNRPGKLEKKPNSLPRGLLVTYILNIVFLLIIAGATFYCYNWLGDDPAMPNFPQAIQQSGLLMVGGAIWITAAGAIALLLWKRQQRWILVVNFIGLVAFIIFGLTPAYNLVDINRQLPLRELAKVVVQQKLPGEELMMIGFWKPSLVFYTQNPVTFYRLPRGAKDYIEESNNHTSPTILVLGYPHKFVEFGLQPNQYQLLDSRGAYQLARVQRKAFLQ; via the coding sequence GTGGATTTACCTAGTTGGGAGTGGAGATTTGGCTCGCAAAACCGGGTTTCGAGCATTTTGTGGAGAACGGTGCAAAATTTGAGTTGTACGAGGTGCGATCGAATTTCCAGTTTCCGATCGGGCGAATCTTTCGGTAAACTCTCTATGCGAGCTAAAATTTTACATCTAAAATCGCAGGAAGTTTGGGTGAAGGAAGTTATTAAAAATTTGTCAGAATATTACAGGCATCGGCCGTTAGCGAAGCCCTCGAAGAGGATCGCACCTTTGCTATTATCGGTACTGTGGCTGTGTGCGATCGCCTCGGTGGCTTTTTTGTGGAATCTCGGCAACATTGGCTTAGTTGACGAAACCGAACCGCTGTTTGCCGAAGCCGCCCGTCAAATGACGGTGACAGGAGATTGGATCACTCCTTATTTCAACACCGAAACCAGGTTTGACAAACCGCCGTTGATTTACTGGCTGATGGCTGTGGCTTACCAGACTCTGGGGGTGAACGAGTGGGCTGTGCGACTTCCGTCGGCTTTGTGCGCGATCGCCCTGACTTGTCTCGGATTCTACACTTTATCGCGATCGAAGGAAGAAGGAAGAAGGAAGAAGGAAGAAGGAACAGGGAATGAGGAAGAAGGAACAGGGAATGAGGAAGAAGCAAAATTTTTCCCATCTCCCAGTCTCCCACTGTTTCTTTCTACTCCTTGGATTGGTGCGGCGCTAATCGCTTTAAATCCGCAAACTATTGCCTGGGGGCGGACTGGGGTTTCAGATATGCTATTAGTTGCCTGTATGTGTTCGGCACTTCTGGCATTTTTCCTCGGTTACACCCTCGAAGAACAGAGAGAAAAAGCCGAATTTTCCACCGTTGCTGCTGGGCGATTTCCCAATAAGTGGTATCTGACTTGTTACGTACTAATTGGCTTAGCAATTCTGGCTAAGGGGCCTGTGGGAATTGTCATCCCAGCGCTGATTATTGGCAGCTTCGCGCTGTATTTGGGGAATTTTCGGCAACTTTGGCGCGAAATGCGTCCGCTGTCAGGAATCTTGATTATTTTGGCGATCGCCCTGCCTTGGTTTATTCTCGTTACAATAGCCAACGGTCAAACTTATATTGATAGCTTTTTTGGCTATCACAATTTCCAGCGCTTTACCGAAGTAGTCAACAAACACTCGGCGCCTTGGTATTTTTACTTTATTGTAGTGCTGGTGGGTTTTGCGCCTTGGTCGATTTATTTGCCGGTGGCGATCGCCCGTACCCGTTTTTGGCAGCGCAGTTACTGGCGCCGTCAAGCGCGATCGGCACAATTAAGTTTATTTGCTCTATTTTGGTTCGGCTGCATCTTTACTTTTTTCACAATCTCCGTGACCAAATTGCCGAGTTATGTATTGCCTTTACTTCCCGCCGCTGCCATTTTGGTAACGCTGCTGTGGAACGATATTGTTACAGGCAAGCTATCACAAAACCGACCGGGAAAGTTAGAGAAAAAACCAAATTCTTTACCGCGAGGGCTGTTAGTTACATACATTTTAAATATCGTATTTTTACTGATTATAGCCGGAGCCACTTTCTACTGCTACAACTGGCTGGGAGACGACCCGGCAATGCCCAATTTCCCGCAAGCTATTCAGCAGTCGGGATTGCTGATGGTAGGCGGTGCAATTTGGATAACGGCGGCGGGGGCGATCGCGCTTTTACTCTGGAAGCGACAACAACGCTGGATTTTGGTAGTTAACTTCATCGGATTAGTCGCATTTATCATCTTTGGTTTGACTCCAGCCTACAATTTAGTCGATATCAACCGCCAGTTACCTCTTCGAGAGTTAGCGAAAGTTGTTGTTCAACAAAAACTGCCGGGGGAAGAGTTGATGATGATAGGTTTCTGGAAACCGAGTCTAGTTTTTTACACCCAAAATCCGGTGACATTCTACCGACTTCCCAGAGGCGCGAAGGACTACATCGAGGAATCCAACAACCACACTTCTCCGACAATTCTGGTGCTGGGATATCCCCACAAGTTTGTGGAATTCGGATTGCAGCCAAATCAATATCAATTGTTGGACAGTCGCGGGGCGTACCAACTTGCGAGGGTTCAGAGAAAGGCGTTTTTGCAATAG
- a CDS encoding orange carotenoid protein N-terminal domain-containing protein, with amino-acid sequence MNSPAATNSHALSNDTQNMVEKINGLGTDEKLALLYFIYEKMGDSITPAAPAAAEPELAPMLLNDFYNLSHDQQLNIMRGIVNRNDTPYSHAYGALTANNQLVVWYAWAVGMGERIVDIPEGYEATEAVNGILGQIEALDFEQQISVLRDVANNMGYTDVKPIATQAQVGKTSSL; translated from the coding sequence ATGAACTCACCCGCCGCCACCAATTCTCACGCTCTGTCAAACGATACTCAAAACATGGTTGAGAAAATCAACGGGTTGGGTACAGATGAAAAACTGGCACTGCTGTACTTTATTTATGAAAAAATGGGAGATTCAATTACACCAGCCGCTCCCGCCGCGGCTGAACCAGAGTTAGCTCCCATGTTGCTGAATGATTTTTACAACCTTTCCCATGACCAACAACTGAATATCATGCGAGGTATTGTCAATCGCAATGACACGCCTTATTCTCACGCTTACGGAGCTTTGACTGCTAACAATCAGTTGGTGGTTTGGTATGCTTGGGCTGTTGGTATGGGGGAAAGAATTGTCGATATCCCCGAAGGATATGAGGCAACTGAGGCTGTGAATGGCATTTTAGGTCAAATAGAAGCTCTTGATTTTGAACAGCAAATTTCGGTGCTGCGCGACGTAGCTAATAATATGGGCTACACGGATGTTAAACCAATTGCTACTCAGGCTCAAGTTGGTAAAACTTCTAGTCTTTAA